Proteins from a single region of Chryseomicrobium sp. FSL W7-1435:
- a CDS encoding cation acetate symporter has translation MSGVGLFFFVAIVGLTLYVTYLASKRTNSASEFYTAGGGLTGWQNGIAIAGDYLSAASFLGIAGAIALFGFDGFFFSIGYLVAYLVVLYIVAEPLRNLGRYTLADMIAARFNQKKVRGAAAVSTITIVLFYMIAQLVGAGALIQLLLGIDYWIAVLIVGTMMTVYVLFGGMAATSWVQIIKAVLLMVGTVVISFLVLWKFNFNILGMFSEMKSVTTHGEAYLHPGVRYTNGIDTISMMIALVLGTAGLPHILMRFFTVKDAKTARSSVVYATWIVGIFYILTIFLGFGAAAFVGSEQIIAANAAGNMAAPLLAEALGGDLLLSFVSAVAFATILAVVAGLVLSGASAFAHDLYGQIFKKGNVTEKEQMIAARSASIAVSVISIVLALGAQNMNVAFLVSLAFCIAASANLPVIIYTIYWRKFSTTGALAAIVTGLVTALVLVVLSPNLWAADGSMLFTGEPLFPLTNPALVSVPAGFLGGWIGTLVGQKADLKKYAEVDVKATIGLK, from the coding sequence ATGAGTGGTGTCGGTTTATTCTTTTTTGTAGCTATCGTCGGCCTAACATTGTACGTTACATATTTAGCATCTAAACGAACGAACTCGGCCAGTGAATTTTACACAGCAGGTGGTGGTTTGACAGGTTGGCAGAATGGGATTGCCATTGCAGGAGATTATTTATCTGCAGCCTCATTCTTGGGAATTGCAGGAGCAATTGCGCTATTTGGATTTGACGGATTCTTCTTCTCCATAGGCTACCTAGTTGCATATCTTGTAGTTCTCTATATCGTAGCAGAACCGTTACGAAATCTCGGAAGATATACGCTTGCCGATATGATTGCAGCTCGCTTCAATCAGAAAAAAGTCCGCGGAGCAGCGGCGGTTAGCACAATTACAATCGTATTATTTTATATGATTGCCCAATTAGTAGGAGCTGGCGCACTCATTCAGTTACTGCTAGGCATCGATTACTGGATAGCGGTATTGATTGTCGGTACCATGATGACCGTTTATGTACTATTTGGGGGCATGGCCGCAACGAGCTGGGTACAGATCATTAAAGCTGTTCTTCTGATGGTTGGAACCGTGGTCATCTCTTTCCTTGTTCTATGGAAATTTAATTTCAACATTCTTGGGATGTTTTCAGAAATGAAATCAGTCACAACACACGGAGAAGCTTATTTGCATCCTGGTGTGCGCTACACAAATGGCATTGATACAATCTCGATGATGATTGCCCTTGTTTTAGGAACTGCAGGTCTTCCACACATCTTGATGCGCTTCTTCACAGTGAAAGATGCGAAAACTGCGCGAAGCTCTGTTGTCTATGCTACTTGGATTGTCGGGATTTTCTATATATTGACGATATTCCTTGGCTTTGGCGCAGCAGCATTTGTTGGTTCAGAACAGATTATTGCAGCTAATGCAGCTGGAAACATGGCCGCTCCTCTTTTAGCCGAAGCACTTGGCGGAGATTTGTTGTTGTCGTTTGTTTCAGCAGTAGCATTTGCAACGATTTTGGCAGTAGTAGCAGGTCTTGTGTTATCAGGAGCCTCTGCATTTGCCCATGATCTATACGGTCAAATTTTCAAAAAAGGCAATGTCACTGAAAAAGAGCAAATGATTGCTGCACGAAGTGCCTCTATTGCCGTTTCAGTAATTTCTATCGTCTTAGCGCTTGGTGCACAAAATATGAATGTTGCCTTTTTAGTGTCCCTTGCATTTTGTATTGCTGCATCTGCCAACTTACCAGTAATCATATACACAATTTACTGGCGTAAGTTTTCCACTACAGGAGCCTTGGCAGCTATTGTAACGGGTCTTGTCACTGCTCTTGTTCTCGTCGTACTCAGTCCAAACCTATGGGCAGCAGATGGCTCGATGTTGTTTACAGGTGAGCCTCTCTTCCCACTGACTAACCCAGCACTCGTTTCTGTACCCGCTGGATTCTTAGGAGGATGGATTGGTACACTGGTTGGCCAAAAAGCAGATCTCAAAAAATATGCAGAAGTCGATGTAAAGGCGACAATAGGTCTAAAATAA
- a CDS encoding DUF485 domain-containing protein yields the protein MEPIKESGYTREYPYEDISNQENFKSLKKRKNKFILGVSIFFLVAYLTLPILTSYTTILNTPVIGDISLVWIYSLLLFVMTWTLCMIYVSKANGFDKEAEKIKEDAQNEVIK from the coding sequence ATGGAGCCAATTAAAGAAAGCGGTTACACACGAGAGTATCCTTATGAGGATATCTCCAATCAAGAAAACTTTAAATCACTCAAGAAACGTAAGAACAAATTTATTTTAGGAGTGTCCATATTTTTCTTAGTGGCCTATCTAACATTACCTATTTTAACTTCCTACACGACTATCTTGAATACTCCCGTAATTGGAGACATTTCGCTTGTATGGATTTATTCTTTATTACTCTTTGTCATGACATGGACGTTATGTATGATCTATGTAAGCAAAGCGAATGGTTTTGATAAAGAGGCAGAAAAAATTAAAGAAGATGCACAAAATGAGGTGATCAAATGA
- a CDS encoding NADH:flavin oxidoreductase/NADH oxidase gives MSKLFEPTKLGQLELKNKVIMAPMCQYSVEAEDGHPEDWHLTHYASRAVGGVGLVIVEMTDVEPDGRITNRDLGLWDDAHIASHKRLVNCVKKNGAKIAVQIAHAGRKATDAEQPVSSSTVPVTPDSDWKIPRALTTEEVREMVEKFKKATERAIAAGYDTIELHGAHGYLIHQFHSPAINKRQDEYGIDLARFGVEVIQAVKSVMPADMPLLFRMSAIEYMDGGYDLEHALDIAQRYKEAGVDVFHISSGGEAPPGKRKPSNEPGYQVGFARAYKKAFELPVIAVGRLEDAVLAEKVVAQGDAEFVAIARGLLRDPYWALHAEEQLTGSVTPPKAYERGF, from the coding sequence ATGTCGAAATTATTTGAACCTACGAAGCTCGGGCAATTAGAGCTTAAAAATAAAGTGATTATGGCTCCTATGTGCCAATACTCAGTTGAGGCGGAAGATGGTCATCCAGAAGATTGGCATCTCACCCACTATGCTTCCCGTGCAGTCGGAGGAGTTGGATTAGTAATTGTCGAAATGACAGACGTAGAGCCAGATGGGCGTATCACCAATCGCGATCTTGGCCTTTGGGATGACGCACACATTGCATCACATAAGAGACTCGTCAATTGTGTGAAAAAGAATGGTGCCAAAATCGCTGTTCAAATTGCACATGCAGGTCGAAAAGCAACGGATGCTGAACAACCGGTCTCTTCTTCTACGGTCCCTGTAACACCGGATTCAGATTGGAAGATTCCACGAGCCTTGACGACTGAAGAAGTACGAGAAATGGTTGAAAAGTTTAAAAAAGCAACCGAACGCGCAATCGCTGCAGGTTACGATACAATTGAACTTCATGGGGCACATGGTTACTTGATCCACCAGTTCCACTCCCCTGCCATCAATAAGCGTCAAGATGAATACGGAATCGATCTTGCTCGTTTTGGTGTAGAAGTAATTCAAGCTGTAAAATCTGTGATGCCAGCAGACATGCCTCTTCTATTCCGTATGTCGGCCATTGAGTATATGGATGGCGGCTATGATTTAGAACATGCATTAGATATTGCACAGCGTTATAAAGAAGCAGGAGTCGATGTATTCCACATTTCAAGTGGTGGAGAAGCACCTCCTGGTAAACGAAAGCCATCGAATGAACCGGGCTATCAAGTCGGTTTTGCACGAGCTTATAAAAAAGCATTTGAACTCCCTGTCATTGCTGTCGGTCGTCTTGAAGATGCCGTCCTTGCAGAGAAAGTTGTCGCTCAAGGCGATGCTGAATTTGTAGCGATCGCTCGAGGTTTGCTACGTGACCCTTACTGGGCACTGCATGCTGAGGAGCAGTTAACAGGTTCTGTAACACCACCAAAGGCTTATGAGCGTGGATTTTAA
- a CDS encoding polyphosphate kinase, translated as MKVQLDNVPKKENSLSKKDYKQQLKQLQYHLLSLQLTLRKHGIALVCVFEGMDAAGKGGAIKRLTERMDPRGYVVHPISAPKPHEKRYHYLHRFWRKLPMHGQIAIFDRSWYGRVLVERVEKFATKAEWSRAYQEINSFEQQLTDESYIVMKFWIQISNEEQLKRFVERKNDPFKQWKLTEEDWRNRDKWQDYVNAAEEMLEKTDSEHAPWFVLAGDDKKYARLQVIRHAIDSIEAELSRRKLDFPPIHDKDLSQILDE; from the coding sequence ATGAAAGTCCAGTTAGACAACGTGCCAAAAAAGGAAAATTCACTTTCGAAAAAAGATTATAAACAACAACTGAAGCAGCTGCAATATCATTTGTTGAGCCTGCAACTTACGTTACGTAAGCATGGGATTGCCTTGGTATGCGTGTTCGAAGGAATGGACGCTGCCGGGAAAGGTGGCGCTATTAAACGATTGACAGAACGAATGGACCCCCGTGGCTATGTCGTTCATCCCATTTCAGCACCAAAGCCACATGAAAAACGTTACCACTATTTGCATCGCTTTTGGCGAAAATTGCCGATGCATGGACAGATTGCGATTTTTGATCGGTCCTGGTACGGTCGTGTTCTTGTGGAACGTGTTGAAAAATTTGCGACTAAAGCAGAATGGTCACGTGCCTATCAAGAAATTAATTCTTTTGAACAACAATTAACGGATGAATCTTATATCGTCATGAAATTCTGGATTCAAATTTCGAATGAAGAACAGCTTAAACGTTTTGTGGAACGCAAAAACGATCCGTTCAAACAATGGAAGCTCACCGAAGAAGATTGGAGAAACCGAGATAAATGGCAAGACTACGTTAACGCTGCAGAAGAAATGCTTGAGAAAACCGATAGTGAACATGCACCCTGGTTTGTCCTTGCAGGTGATGACAAGAAATATGCAAGACTTCAAGTCATTCGTCACGCGATTGATTCAATCGAAGCCGAGCTTTCCCGCCGTAAATTAGACTTCCCACCAATCCATGACAAAGATTTGTCACAAATTCTAGATGAATAA
- a CDS encoding argininosuccinate synthase: MKKVVLAYSGGLDTSVAITWLKDQGYDVVAVCLDVGEGKDLDFIKEKALLVGASESYVIDAKEEFANEYALISMQAHTWYEQKYPLVSALSRPLIAKKLVEVAEQVGATAVAHGCTGKGNDQVRFEVSFQALAPHLEVIAPVREWSWSREEEIAYAKEKNIPIPVNLDSPFSIDQNLWGRANECGILEDPWAAPPEEAYDLTNALENTPDTADVIEIEFVQGVPVALNGQHYLLSDLIQELNKVAGKHGVGRIDHVENRLVGIKSREVYEIPGAHTLLVAHKELEDITLVKELAHFKPVMEKKLTELIYEGLWFSPLRTALQAFLQETQVYVNGTVRVKLFKGHAIVEGRKSPNSLYDEKLATYSKDDSFNHASAIGFIELWGLPTKVHAVVNKQHAQKVNV, translated from the coding sequence ATGAAAAAAGTTGTTCTTGCTTATTCTGGTGGTCTTGATACGTCGGTTGCGATTACTTGGTTAAAGGATCAAGGATATGATGTGGTAGCGGTTTGCTTAGACGTAGGTGAAGGGAAAGATCTTGATTTCATTAAAGAAAAAGCTTTGTTAGTAGGGGCATCTGAAAGCTATGTGATTGATGCAAAAGAAGAATTCGCCAATGAATATGCACTCATTTCTATGCAAGCTCATACATGGTACGAACAAAAATATCCTCTTGTCTCTGCCTTGTCTCGTCCGTTAATTGCCAAAAAATTAGTAGAAGTAGCAGAACAAGTTGGTGCAACAGCAGTTGCCCATGGCTGTACTGGGAAAGGAAATGACCAAGTGCGTTTCGAGGTTTCTTTCCAAGCTTTAGCACCTCACTTAGAGGTTATTGCACCGGTTCGTGAATGGTCTTGGAGCCGTGAAGAAGAGATTGCCTATGCGAAAGAGAAAAACATCCCCATCCCAGTCAACCTGGATAGCCCTTTTTCAATCGATCAAAATCTCTGGGGACGTGCTAATGAATGTGGCATTCTAGAAGATCCTTGGGCTGCACCACCTGAAGAGGCGTACGATCTGACAAACGCGCTTGAAAATACTCCGGACACAGCTGATGTCATTGAGATTGAATTTGTACAAGGTGTGCCGGTTGCTTTAAATGGACAGCACTACTTATTAAGTGACTTGATTCAAGAGCTCAACAAAGTGGCAGGAAAGCACGGAGTAGGTCGTATCGATCACGTCGAAAACCGTTTAGTCGGCATCAAGTCTCGTGAAGTCTATGAAATTCCTGGAGCGCACACATTATTAGTTGCCCACAAAGAATTGGAAGATATTACGCTTGTCAAAGAGCTGGCCCATTTCAAACCGGTCATGGAAAAGAAATTGACAGAACTTATTTATGAAGGACTATGGTTCTCGCCGCTTCGTACAGCGCTTCAAGCATTTTTACAAGAAACGCAAGTTTACGTCAATGGGACCGTGCGTGTAAAACTGTTTAAAGGTCATGCTATTGTGGAAGGTCGAAAATCGCCGAACTCTCTTTACGATGAAAAGCTTGCGACGTATTCAAAAGATGATTCATTCAACCACGCTTCAGCCATTGGATTCATTGAATTGTGGGGGCTACCGACAAAAGTTCATGCAGTTGTTAACAAACAACATGCACAGAAGGTGAACGTATGA
- the argH gene encoding argininosuccinate lyase, whose protein sequence is MTKLWGGRFQQTAEQWVDAFGASIHFDQALVLEDIAGSLAHVQMLGEQSILSRVEAEQITDGLLTLREQAEKGELSFQVEQEDIHLNLEKLLIDLIGPVGGKLHTGRSRNDQVATDMHLYLKARTVEIITLIEEFQQQLLSQAQQHIETIAPGYTHLQRAQPISFGHHLMTYFWMLERDKARFQDGMKRTDISPLGAGALAGTTFPIDRERTAELLGFSSIYENSLDAVSDRDFIVEFLSASSLLMTHLSRLAEEIILWSSQEFSFIELSDAFSTGSSIMPQKKNPDMAELIRGKTGRVYGNLFGLLTVLKGLPLAYNKDMQEDKEGMFDTVQTVTGSLKIFAGMIQSMTVHAETMEVAVASDFSNATELADYLATKGMPFRESHDVTGRVVFDCIQKGIFLKDVPLEAYQKYSSLIEQDIYVALSPREAVRRRNSLGGTGFEQVALQIEKAKALL, encoded by the coding sequence ATGACAAAATTGTGGGGCGGTCGTTTTCAGCAGACGGCAGAACAATGGGTGGATGCATTCGGGGCCTCCATTCACTTTGATCAAGCTCTTGTACTAGAAGACATCGCCGGAAGTCTGGCACACGTCCAGATGCTTGGCGAGCAAAGTATCCTTTCAAGGGTAGAGGCTGAACAAATTACTGATGGTTTGTTGACGCTTCGCGAGCAGGCGGAAAAAGGCGAACTTTCTTTTCAAGTGGAGCAAGAAGACATTCATTTGAACTTAGAAAAGCTACTGATAGACCTTATTGGACCGGTTGGAGGGAAACTTCATACTGGTCGTAGCCGAAACGATCAAGTCGCTACAGACATGCATCTGTATTTAAAAGCACGCACGGTAGAAATTATTACCTTAATTGAGGAGTTTCAACAACAGCTCCTGTCCCAAGCGCAGCAACATATCGAAACGATTGCTCCAGGCTATACGCATCTGCAACGTGCCCAGCCCATTTCATTCGGTCATCACTTGATGACGTATTTTTGGATGTTGGAGCGTGACAAAGCGCGTTTTCAGGATGGTATGAAGCGAACGGACATTTCACCTCTTGGTGCAGGTGCTCTTGCAGGGACGACGTTCCCTATTGACCGAGAACGCACGGCTGAATTATTGGGCTTTTCAAGCATTTACGAAAACAGTTTAGACGCAGTAAGTGATCGCGACTTCATCGTTGAATTTTTAAGTGCATCTTCTTTATTAATGACACATTTATCACGCTTAGCTGAAGAAATCATTTTATGGTCTAGCCAAGAATTTTCATTCATTGAATTGTCGGATGCCTTCTCAACTGGATCGAGCATTATGCCTCAGAAGAAAAATCCAGATATGGCCGAACTGATTCGTGGTAAGACGGGGCGTGTTTACGGCAACTTATTCGGTTTGTTGACCGTCTTGAAGGGCTTGCCACTCGCTTACAACAAAGATATGCAAGAAGATAAAGAAGGCATGTTTGATACAGTGCAGACCGTTACAGGTTCGTTAAAAATCTTCGCTGGTATGATTCAGTCAATGACTGTTCATGCTGAAACAATGGAAGTGGCCGTAGCTTCTGATTTCTCGAATGCTACAGAACTTGCCGATTATTTGGCGACGAAGGGGATGCCATTCCGTGAATCACATGATGTCACGGGACGTGTGGTGTTTGATTGCATCCAGAAAGGTATTTTCTTGAAAGACGTGCCACTCGAAGCTTATCAAAAATACTCTTCTCTGATTGAACAGGACATCTATGTTGCGCTTTCCCCGCGTGAAGCTGTTCGTCGCCGTAACTCATTGGGCGGCACAGGATTCGAGCAAGTTGCGTTACAGATCGAGAAAGCAAAAGCACTACTTTAA
- a CDS encoding helix-turn-helix domain-containing protein yields the protein MSIQVLERTKDSIGEAFKQNDPVLLEKEIQFLLYAFSDFISDEFAESVRFISFRKMTIKSTDKLLAEANVEAFYEIIELLEQQKVHGLEFKSSKFSFDKLFAEVTEDGYIDYDYELNELLSVEEASKYLGVSRPTIYKYLTKGLEFKELNNVKRIPKVALDLWKDSSIAFELQWIYQQNQKRWQTTEDKIAAVQKKITELEMEFGGEFKLLYGHLNDHELDQLDEATDLYDWKQYLNEKAALIKQLRIERGQHA from the coding sequence ATGTCTATCCAAGTATTAGAAAGAACAAAGGACTCTATTGGAGAAGCTTTTAAACAGAATGATCCAGTGTTATTAGAGAAAGAAATTCAATTTTTACTCTATGCATTTTCTGATTTTATTTCTGACGAATTTGCGGAATCTGTTCGTTTTATTAGTTTTCGAAAAATGACAATCAAGTCAACAGACAAATTGTTAGCTGAGGCTAATGTAGAAGCTTTTTATGAAATTATTGAGTTGTTGGAGCAACAAAAAGTTCATGGATTAGAATTCAAATCAAGTAAATTCTCATTCGATAAACTCTTTGCTGAAGTTACCGAAGATGGATATATAGATTATGACTACGAATTAAATGAATTACTCTCAGTTGAAGAAGCATCTAAATATCTGGGTGTTTCAAGGCCTACAATTTATAAATATCTAACAAAAGGGTTAGAGTTTAAAGAGCTAAATAATGTGAAGCGTATTCCAAAAGTAGCCTTAGACCTTTGGAAAGATTCATCTATTGCATTTGAACTTCAATGGATTTATCAACAAAATCAAAAAAGATGGCAAACTACTGAAGACAAGATAGCGGCTGTGCAGAAGAAGATTACAGAACTTGAGATGGAGTTTGGCGGAGAGTTTAAATTACTTTATGGACACTTGAATGACCATGAGTTAGATCAATTGGATGAAGCTACAGATCTTTATGATTGGAAACAGTACTTAAATGAAAAAGCAGCATTAATTAAACAGTTACGAATTGAAAGAGGTCAACATGCCTAA
- a CDS encoding DUF6516 family protein — MPKSSDYRTLIQKYSHLFREPPELTLEESAEHTVVKITFFFNACYYGETKMRIREWFDSNDEKVQYRYSWEKNRTKPGHISAWENEIHEVPHHQFPDGMETDPHHHHHVPADRTHVQENRTIHSLDKALSVVEEFILSSQPYDGKKY, encoded by the coding sequence ATGCCTAAATCAAGTGATTATAGAACGCTTATTCAAAAATATAGTCATCTTTTTAGAGAACCTCCCGAACTTACGCTTGAAGAAAGTGCAGAACATACGGTGGTTAAAATAACTTTCTTTTTCAATGCTTGTTATTATGGAGAGACTAAAATGCGCATTCGAGAATGGTTTGACTCAAACGATGAAAAAGTTCAGTATAGGTACTCTTGGGAAAAAAATCGCACGAAGCCGGGGCATATTAGTGCTTGGGAAAATGAAATTCATGAAGTACCTCATCACCAATTTCCCGATGGGATGGAAACTGATCCACACCACCATCATCATGTACCTGCAGATCGCACCCACGTGCAAGAGAATCGGACCATTCATTCTTTAGATAAAGCGCTCTCTGTTGTGGAAGAATTTATTTTATCCAGCCAACCTTACGATGGCAAGAAGTATTAG
- a CDS encoding UV damage repair protein UvrX, producing the protein MYELLEPRTILCIDMQSFFASCSAAVHGLDIQKEAIAIVGNLEQKGSVVLAASPSMKKRFGVKTGTRLFEIPNHPDIRIIQPQMELYVKISAEITRYFNQLVPMESIHVYSIDESFIDLKGTASLWGDPWQIARKIQTDLKRQFQVPCSIGIGPNMLLSKLALDLEAKKVGIAEWTYEQVPEKLWPVSPLREVWGIGARLEVTLHSMGIFTVGDLAHTPLEQLENRFGVMGNQLYHHAWGIDLSEVGAPIMDGQVSYGKGQILFRDYNSKKETMAVVLEMTEDVARRLREAGKVGCTMHMSIGYSKFGGFSRSLSIDEASNRTSILYEAFDRLMDTFYDGSPVRRIALSVSNLEEDDSLQLNLFTHTEQIREQRLGQTIDALRTKYGSTAVLRAVSYTADGTARYRATLLGGHKKM; encoded by the coding sequence ATGTATGAACTACTTGAACCGCGCACGATCCTTTGCATCGACATGCAAAGTTTCTTTGCAAGTTGTTCTGCAGCCGTCCACGGTCTGGACATCCAAAAAGAGGCCATTGCCATCGTGGGCAACCTTGAACAGAAGGGAAGTGTTGTACTCGCTGCGTCACCTTCTATGAAAAAGCGCTTTGGTGTCAAAACAGGGACACGCCTTTTTGAAATTCCCAACCACCCCGACATTCGTATCATTCAACCCCAGATGGAACTATACGTTAAAATTTCTGCAGAAATCACCCGCTACTTCAATCAACTGGTGCCCATGGAATCTATACACGTCTACAGCATTGATGAAAGCTTCATTGATTTAAAAGGAACGGCGTCGCTCTGGGGAGACCCTTGGCAAATTGCGCGCAAAATCCAAACCGATTTAAAAAGACAGTTTCAAGTGCCTTGCAGTATCGGCATCGGTCCGAACATGTTGCTGTCCAAACTTGCGCTAGACCTTGAAGCAAAAAAGGTCGGGATTGCCGAGTGGACTTATGAACAGGTGCCTGAAAAATTATGGCCTGTGTCCCCATTACGTGAAGTGTGGGGAATCGGCGCACGTCTTGAAGTCACCCTTCATAGCATGGGGATTTTTACAGTAGGAGACCTGGCTCATACGCCACTTGAGCAGTTGGAAAACCGATTTGGGGTGATGGGGAATCAACTTTACCACCATGCGTGGGGAATTGATTTATCAGAAGTGGGTGCTCCCATTATGGACGGCCAAGTCAGTTATGGAAAAGGTCAGATCCTATTTCGCGACTACAACTCAAAAAAAGAGACAATGGCCGTCGTGCTCGAGATGACAGAAGATGTGGCAAGGAGGCTGCGTGAGGCGGGGAAGGTCGGTTGCACGATGCACATGTCTATCGGCTACAGCAAATTTGGCGGATTCAGCCGTTCTTTGTCCATCGATGAAGCCAGCAATCGCACGTCGATTCTTTACGAAGCTTTTGACCGTCTCATGGATACATTTTACGATGGCAGCCCCGTCAGACGAATTGCGCTTTCTGTCAGCAACCTTGAAGAAGATGACTCTCTGCAATTAAATCTTTTTACACATACCGAACAAATTCGTGAACAGCGACTTGGTCAAACGATTGATGCATTGCGCACAAAGTATGGATCGACCGCGGTATTGCGTGCT